The Verrucomicrobium spinosum DSM 4136 = JCM 18804 genome includes a region encoding these proteins:
- the galU gene encoding UTP--glucose-1-phosphate uridylyltransferase GalU, with protein MTAKVRKAVIPAAGFGTRFLPISKAVPKEMLPVVDKPVIQYVVEEAVASGITDILLIISRGKRSIEEHFIANTELEADLESKGRHETLAELRQLQSLARIHYVFQPKMGGLGDAVRCAREHVGGEPFAVLLGDALVSPADGAKPVLRQLLDVHERHGGSTVALEEVPAEKVSRYGILGGAEIEPGVFKADKFVEKPSPAEAPSRLAVSARYILSPSIFEQLDQTPTGKGGELQLTDAMAALMQREALYGVRYAGRRHDIGNKLDFVKANLWWGLQREDMREELKRYLAGLLEQ; from the coding sequence ATGACTGCTAAAGTGCGCAAAGCCGTGATCCCGGCCGCCGGGTTCGGCACCCGTTTCCTCCCCATCTCCAAAGCGGTGCCCAAGGAGATGCTCCCGGTGGTGGACAAGCCGGTGATCCAGTATGTGGTGGAGGAAGCTGTCGCGAGTGGCATCACCGATATCCTGCTAATCATCAGCCGGGGCAAGCGGTCCATTGAGGAGCACTTCATCGCCAACACTGAACTGGAGGCAGATCTGGAGTCGAAGGGGCGTCACGAGACACTCGCGGAACTGCGGCAACTGCAGTCCCTGGCACGGATCCATTATGTTTTTCAGCCCAAGATGGGCGGTCTGGGAGATGCCGTGCGCTGCGCCCGGGAGCATGTGGGGGGTGAACCCTTCGCGGTGCTGCTGGGAGACGCGTTGGTCTCGCCGGCAGATGGTGCGAAGCCGGTACTGCGGCAGTTGCTGGATGTGCATGAGCGTCATGGCGGCTCTACCGTGGCGCTGGAAGAAGTGCCGGCAGAGAAGGTGAGCCGGTATGGGATTCTGGGTGGCGCTGAGATCGAGCCCGGGGTGTTTAAAGCTGACAAGTTCGTGGAGAAGCCCAGTCCTGCGGAGGCACCCTCCCGGCTGGCGGTGTCGGCCCGCTACATCCTTTCACCTTCCATCTTCGAGCAGCTGGATCAGACCCCAACTGGCAAGGGCGGAGAACTGCAACTGACCGATGCCATGGCGGCACTGATGCAGCGGGAGGCACTCTATGGTGTGCGCTATGCAGGCCGACGTCACGACATCGGCAACAAGCTCGATTTCGTGAAAGCAAATCTCTGGTGGGGGCTGCAGCGTGAAGACATGCGTGAGGAACTGAAGCGCTATCTGGCCGGGCTGCTTGAGCAGTAA
- a CDS encoding ISAs1-like element ISVsp7 family transposase, translating into MTHSLPPQGTLEALRAKFAQIHDPRQAGKVRHRIDEVLIIAFCSTLCDGESYLDMGDFAQSQLSWLQSFLPLKHGAPSHDVFRNVLMAIQPQALLEVLTGWCGDLEGRHIAIDGKALRGTHNAETGRHLVHLLRAWVDDYHLSAGQITCHEKSNEIEAIPRLLESLQLKGATVTIDAMGTQAHIAEQITGAGADYVLALKANHPTAHETVRKHFTEAERLDLSPSHHRKSVTLELSHGRCERREYTITEELDWYHKSWKWAGLQSVAQVRRQVQRSHDGPPLEEVHYFLCSFKADVERLAKLVRGHWSVENRCHWVLDVTFNEDHCQVRDRNAAHNLTILREMVITTLHRHPAKVSLRRKRKIATMDPAFRLQMLGLLHA; encoded by the coding sequence GTGACCCACTCCCTTCCTCCTCAAGGCACTTTGGAAGCCCTCCGGGCCAAATTTGCCCAGATTCATGATCCCCGCCAGGCTGGCAAAGTACGTCATCGCATTGATGAGGTGCTCATCATCGCTTTCTGTTCGACTCTCTGCGATGGCGAAAGCTATTTGGATATGGGGGATTTTGCCCAGAGCCAGCTGTCGTGGCTGCAAAGCTTTCTTCCTCTGAAGCATGGGGCTCCGTCCCACGACGTGTTTCGCAATGTGCTCATGGCCATACAACCGCAGGCCCTGCTTGAGGTGCTCACGGGCTGGTGTGGCGACCTTGAGGGCAGACATATTGCCATAGATGGCAAAGCTCTGCGCGGCACTCACAACGCTGAAACCGGCAGGCACTTGGTCCATTTACTACGGGCCTGGGTGGACGACTACCACCTCAGCGCCGGGCAGATCACCTGCCATGAGAAGAGCAACGAAATTGAGGCCATTCCCCGTCTGCTGGAAAGCCTGCAACTCAAAGGGGCCACCGTCACCATTGATGCCATGGGCACCCAAGCTCACATTGCCGAGCAAATCACCGGGGCAGGGGCCGATTATGTCCTGGCACTCAAGGCCAACCACCCAACGGCTCATGAGACTGTAAGAAAGCACTTCACGGAAGCCGAGCGCCTGGACCTCAGCCCCTCCCACCATCGCAAAAGCGTGACGCTGGAACTCTCCCACGGGCGCTGTGAAAGACGTGAGTACACCATCACTGAGGAACTTGACTGGTACCACAAGAGCTGGAAATGGGCCGGACTGCAAAGCGTGGCACAGGTGCGCCGCCAGGTGCAGCGCAGCCACGATGGGCCGCCGTTGGAAGAGGTGCACTACTTCCTGTGCAGCTTCAAAGCCGATGTGGAACGCCTTGCCAAACTGGTGCGCGGACACTGGAGTGTTGAAAACCGCTGCCACTGGGTGCTGGATGTGACCTTCAATGAGGACCACTGCCAGGTGAGGGACCGCAACGCGGCCCACAACCTCACCATCCTGCGCGAAATGGTCATCACCACCCTGCACCGGCACCCAGCAAAAGTCAGCCTGCGCAGGAAGCGCAAAATCGCCACCATGGACCCGGCCTTCAGGCTCCAAATGCTAGGCCTCCTTCATGCGTAA
- a CDS encoding glycosyltransferase family 2 protein: MPDIQPQISVVVPLYNEEENVAELQRQLSQALAGHSYELVFVDDGSTDATSAHVQKSDQVRLICFRKNSGQSAAMYAGIMAARGEVIVLIDGDLQNDPADIPALVGKLQEGSYDLVCGYRAKRKDTAFKRLQSRIANAVRSRFIGDGVRDTGCSLKAMRRECRRALLPFNGMHRFIPALIRHSGYKITEVPVNHRPRIHGVSKYTFANRAWRATKDMVGVSWLLSRMVKIDAEER; this comes from the coding sequence ATGCCAGACATCCAGCCGCAGATTTCCGTCGTCGTCCCCCTCTACAACGAGGAGGAGAACGTCGCCGAACTTCAGCGACAGCTCAGCCAGGCCCTGGCAGGCCATTCTTACGAACTTGTCTTTGTGGATGACGGGAGCACCGACGCGACGTCCGCGCACGTGCAGAAGTCCGATCAGGTGCGCCTCATCTGTTTCCGCAAGAACTCAGGCCAGAGTGCCGCCATGTATGCCGGGATCATGGCCGCGCGCGGGGAGGTGATCGTCCTCATTGACGGCGATCTCCAGAATGATCCCGCGGACATCCCCGCTCTGGTAGGCAAATTGCAAGAGGGTAGCTACGATCTCGTCTGCGGCTACCGCGCCAAGCGGAAGGACACCGCCTTCAAGCGCCTCCAGAGCCGGATCGCCAATGCCGTGCGCAGCCGCTTCATCGGAGATGGCGTGCGCGACACCGGATGCTCACTCAAAGCCATGCGTCGTGAGTGCCGCCGCGCCCTGCTGCCCTTCAACGGCATGCACCGCTTCATCCCCGCGCTCATCCGGCACTCCGGTTACAAGATCACAGAAGTGCCCGTGAATCACCGCCCCCGCATTCATGGAGTGAGCAAGTACACCTTTGCCAACCGCGCCTGGCGCGCCACCAAGGACATGGTCGGCGTGAGCTGGCTTCTGAGCCGGATGGTAAAAATTGATGCCGAGGAGAGATAA
- a CDS encoding Gfo/Idh/MocA family protein: MSDRIKVGVAGVGAMGKNHARVLSGLPGAQLTAIYDLDRARAEELASLYGAKAVTTLEELAAEVDAAAVAVPTIAHRQVAGFLLEQGKHVLVEKPLSESLTEAQELVALADAKGLVLQVGHIERFNPVMKQLESRMQQPRFIEATRLSPFPNRSMDIGVVLDVMIHDLEIILHLVRSPVVSVDAVGVPVLTRREDIANARLRFANGCVANVTSSRVSDKKMRKIQVFHGEGYISLDYQEQSGHMYRREGMGIAREDVPVEKDEPLKLELAAFVDCARQGATPVVSGQQGTEALKLAILITQAIEKNEPVHLS, from the coding sequence ATGAGTGATCGCATCAAAGTTGGAGTCGCCGGAGTCGGTGCCATGGGGAAGAACCACGCCCGAGTGCTGTCTGGCCTGCCCGGGGCGCAACTGACAGCGATCTATGATCTGGACCGGGCCCGTGCCGAGGAACTGGCCTCCCTTTACGGGGCCAAGGCGGTGACCACTCTGGAAGAACTCGCCGCGGAAGTGGATGCGGCTGCGGTGGCGGTGCCGACCATTGCCCACCGTCAGGTGGCGGGCTTCCTGCTCGAACAAGGGAAGCATGTGCTGGTGGAGAAACCACTCAGTGAATCCCTCACCGAGGCTCAAGAACTGGTGGCTCTGGCGGATGCGAAGGGGCTGGTGCTGCAGGTGGGGCACATTGAACGATTCAATCCGGTGATGAAGCAACTGGAGAGCCGGATGCAGCAGCCACGCTTCATCGAGGCCACCCGGCTTTCCCCGTTCCCGAACCGGAGCATGGACATCGGCGTGGTGCTGGATGTGATGATCCATGACCTTGAGATCATTCTGCACCTCGTGCGCTCGCCCGTGGTAAGCGTTGACGCTGTGGGGGTGCCGGTGCTGACCCGGCGGGAGGACATCGCCAACGCGCGCCTGCGCTTCGCCAACGGCTGTGTGGCCAACGTCACCTCCAGCCGTGTGAGTGACAAGAAGATGCGGAAGATCCAGGTCTTCCACGGGGAAGGCTACATCTCGCTCGACTATCAAGAACAATCCGGCCACATGTACCGTCGCGAGGGCATGGGCATCGCCCGTGAGGATGTGCCGGTGGAGAAGGATGAGCCTCTCAAGCTGGAACTCGCCGCCTTTGTGGATTGTGCCCGACAGGGTGCGACACCAGTGGTGAGTGGGCAGCAGGGGACAGAGGCGCTGAAGCTGGCGATCCTGATCACGCAGGCCATTGAGAAGAACGAGCCGGTCCATCTGTCATGA
- the ispH gene encoding 4-hydroxy-3-methylbut-2-enyl diphosphate reductase: protein MNITLAKHHGMCFGVRQALRSTHDAAKRGPVTLLGQLVHNPLVDAHLRTLGVQQGALDRPGSAPTDEVIISAHGASDRDRSAWKDKGHQVTDTTCPLVRKAHDALATLVEGGYFPVVIGQSTHVEVRGLVGDFPHAQVVLEDSDLDHLPHHRRYGVISQTTQPLLRVLRLVEALKQHHPQSEVRFVDTVCHPTKQRQSALEDLCRKCEVIIVVGGRNSNNTRQLTEAARQLGCTAHQIERPSEIDPAWFSQGQEVGVTAGTSTLDETVREVVDRLKSIAAELPQPGLFQGLLRQKS, encoded by the coding sequence ATGAACATCACCTTGGCCAAACATCACGGCATGTGCTTCGGCGTCCGCCAGGCCCTGCGCTCTACGCACGACGCCGCCAAACGCGGCCCCGTCACCCTGCTGGGCCAACTGGTCCACAATCCTCTGGTGGATGCCCACCTGCGCACCCTTGGGGTACAACAAGGTGCCTTGGACCGCCCCGGCAGTGCTCCCACTGACGAAGTCATTATCTCCGCTCACGGCGCATCCGACCGCGACAGGTCTGCCTGGAAGGACAAAGGTCATCAAGTCACAGACACCACCTGCCCCTTAGTCCGCAAGGCCCACGATGCCCTGGCCACCCTGGTGGAAGGTGGCTACTTCCCGGTGGTCATTGGTCAATCCACGCACGTGGAAGTAAGAGGACTGGTGGGAGACTTCCCTCATGCCCAAGTCGTGCTGGAAGATAGCGACCTGGATCATCTGCCCCATCATCGCCGCTACGGTGTCATCAGCCAGACCACCCAGCCCTTGCTTCGCGTGCTCCGCTTGGTGGAGGCGCTAAAACAGCATCATCCCCAGTCGGAAGTGCGCTTTGTGGACACCGTTTGCCACCCGACCAAACAGCGTCAGAGCGCCTTGGAAGACCTGTGCCGGAAGTGCGAGGTCATCATCGTGGTCGGCGGTCGTAACAGCAACAACACCCGCCAGCTCACAGAAGCTGCCCGCCAACTTGGCTGCACCGCCCACCAGATCGAGCGTCCCTCAGAGATCGACCCCGCCTGGTTTTCGCAAGGGCAGGAAGTCGGTGTGACGGCTGGCACCTCCACCCTGGACGAGACCGTTCGCGAGGTGGTGGACCGCCTGAAGAGCATCGCCGCAGAGCTCCCCCAACCCGGCCTCTTCCAAGGTTTGCTGAGGCAGAAAAGCTGA
- the lpxB gene encoding lipid-A-disaccharide synthase, protein MRKLFLLAGEISGDTHGSGLMRSVLELGGGEDVRFYGYGGPQMKEVGGDSMLDWVEDAGVVGLWEVLKVYGWFKQKMADALAIVAREKPDAVILVDYPGFNLRLAKSLRDAGYDRPIIYYISPQVWAWKKGRVKTMAQLLDLMICIFPFEKELYEKSGLKTEFAGHPMVDRVKALTKNISRQPDLVGFFPGSRANEVRRLFPTLIQTARRLQSQRPGTRFVVSAANARLAGLMQELADAAGFPEAKEWIEIGTVYDLMQQVQVGVVASGTATLESACFGMPYILVYQVNPLTYVVGRAVMRIKFLGIVNILAGRQVVKEMVQGDFRPEPLAAGVLELMDEGEPRHLLLQDLRETVGRLGEGGAYQRAAKAVWEQVAHAHPKA, encoded by the coding sequence ATGAGAAAGCTTTTTCTCCTGGCGGGCGAGATCAGCGGGGACACTCACGGCTCCGGATTGATGCGCAGTGTCCTCGAACTCGGAGGTGGGGAGGACGTGCGGTTCTACGGCTATGGCGGCCCCCAGATGAAGGAGGTGGGCGGTGACTCCATGCTGGACTGGGTGGAGGACGCCGGTGTGGTGGGGCTGTGGGAGGTGCTCAAGGTGTACGGCTGGTTCAAGCAAAAGATGGCCGATGCCCTGGCCATTGTGGCCCGCGAGAAACCGGATGCGGTGATCCTGGTGGACTATCCCGGCTTCAATCTGCGTCTGGCAAAGTCTCTCCGCGACGCCGGCTACGACCGCCCGATCATCTACTATATCAGCCCGCAGGTGTGGGCCTGGAAGAAGGGCCGGGTGAAGACGATGGCTCAACTGCTGGATCTGATGATCTGCATCTTCCCGTTTGAGAAGGAGCTGTATGAGAAGAGCGGTCTCAAGACGGAGTTTGCCGGACATCCCATGGTGGATCGCGTCAAAGCCCTGACCAAAAACATCTCACGGCAGCCGGACCTGGTGGGTTTCTTTCCCGGAAGCCGTGCCAATGAAGTGCGGCGTCTTTTCCCGACCCTGATCCAGACGGCCCGACGCCTGCAATCGCAGCGCCCTGGGACGCGGTTTGTGGTGAGTGCTGCCAATGCCCGGCTGGCCGGGCTCATGCAGGAGCTGGCAGACGCGGCGGGCTTTCCGGAAGCGAAGGAGTGGATTGAGATCGGCACCGTGTATGATCTCATGCAACAGGTGCAGGTGGGCGTGGTGGCCAGTGGCACGGCCACGCTGGAGTCTGCCTGTTTTGGCATGCCCTATATTCTGGTCTATCAAGTCAACCCGCTCACTTATGTGGTGGGTAGGGCGGTGATGCGCATCAAGTTCCTCGGGATCGTGAACATCCTGGCGGGACGTCAGGTGGTGAAGGAGATGGTGCAGGGCGATTTCCGCCCCGAGCCTCTGGCCGCAGGCGTGCTGGAACTGATGGACGAGGGGGAGCCCCGACACCTGCTTCTCCAAGACCTGCGGGAGACCGTGGGACGCCTGGGAGAGGGTGGGGCCTACCAGCGGGCGGCGAAAGCTGTCTGGGAACAGGTGGCCCATGCCCATCCAAAAGCGTAA
- the murQ gene encoding N-acetylmuramic acid 6-phosphate etherase: MSTAASRLPGPVWLGIETGATHTTVLSVRGENEVIDRFDLGPANIRLATSAELIHLFESIRDRLTIAPSAIGGGFAGLRNEDDRRRVVNLVQGIWPDTPFLATDDLETALEAAGDWPDDAEARVLLLSGTGSCAYGRNSEGRVVKVGGRGHILGDQGSASDIALQALRAVVYQHDVNGRFPALGEAILQALLLNHPDDLIPWTQEAEKQEIARLAITVFTEAGRGDDLATQLVHDAAQKLADMAARCTHHLVHADAKVQYILAGSTLLKQPRFSGEVSSLLSIHRPQSSIRPLDRESVWGAVALARSRAPLLQTGQSLRPRGAAPLTSDVEVVALASLAKSPTEQRNPASMHLDTMPLSEAVRLMIRESEASCAAVLEVAEDLEWLVEQTVRAFKAGRRLYYVGAGTSGRLGVLDASECPPTFRVPPDQVQGIMAGGRRAIWSAVEGAEDNSAAGADAVRYRGVRRGDVVLGIAASGRTPFVWGALHEARRLGAVTAMLCFNPALEVAPKHAPDRILRVNTGPEVLTGSTRLKAGTATKVVLNTLTTLAMVHTGKVVSNLMVDLNASNVKLKDRAVRLVREITGCEAAAALAMLETAGWRVKEAVRLVQGSSHRSPEQP; encoded by the coding sequence ATGAGCACTGCTGCGAGCCGCCTGCCAGGTCCTGTCTGGCTGGGCATTGAAACCGGAGCCACTCACACGACGGTGCTTTCGGTCCGAGGTGAGAATGAAGTGATCGATCGCTTCGATCTCGGGCCGGCCAACATCCGGCTGGCCACGTCCGCAGAGCTCATTCACCTGTTTGAGTCGATTCGTGACCGGCTCACCATCGCTCCTTCCGCCATTGGCGGCGGCTTCGCGGGGTTGCGCAATGAAGACGACCGGCGGAGGGTCGTGAATCTGGTTCAAGGCATCTGGCCCGACACACCCTTTCTGGCAACTGATGACCTTGAGACCGCCCTGGAGGCCGCTGGCGACTGGCCGGATGATGCGGAGGCCCGTGTGCTTCTGCTAAGTGGAACTGGTTCTTGTGCCTATGGTCGGAATTCCGAGGGAAGGGTGGTGAAAGTGGGAGGGCGGGGGCACATTTTAGGCGACCAAGGCAGCGCCTCAGACATCGCGCTCCAGGCTCTCCGTGCGGTGGTGTACCAGCATGATGTCAACGGCCGGTTCCCGGCCCTGGGTGAGGCCATCTTGCAGGCTCTGTTGCTGAATCATCCGGATGATCTGATCCCGTGGACCCAGGAGGCGGAGAAACAGGAGATTGCCCGGCTGGCGATCACCGTCTTCACTGAGGCGGGCCGGGGTGACGATCTGGCCACTCAGCTCGTGCACGATGCTGCGCAAAAGCTTGCCGACATGGCGGCCCGATGCACGCACCATCTGGTGCATGCTGACGCCAAGGTGCAATACATCCTGGCGGGGAGCACGCTTCTCAAACAGCCCCGTTTTTCTGGTGAAGTGTCCAGCCTGCTGTCTATTCATCGACCCCAATCAAGCATTCGTCCCCTGGACCGCGAAAGCGTGTGGGGGGCGGTGGCACTGGCCCGATCACGGGCTCCCTTGTTGCAGACCGGGCAGTCACTTCGTCCGCGAGGCGCTGCGCCGTTGACTAGCGATGTGGAGGTAGTCGCTCTGGCTTCACTGGCAAAGTCTCCCACCGAGCAGCGCAATCCTGCTTCCATGCATCTGGACACCATGCCGCTTTCAGAGGCGGTGCGCCTCATGATCCGGGAGAGTGAAGCGTCCTGCGCGGCGGTCTTGGAGGTGGCCGAGGACTTGGAGTGGCTGGTTGAGCAAACGGTGCGCGCCTTCAAGGCGGGGCGGCGCCTCTATTATGTGGGCGCTGGCACCAGCGGCCGGCTGGGCGTGCTGGATGCCAGCGAGTGTCCTCCGACATTTCGCGTGCCACCGGATCAGGTTCAAGGAATCATGGCCGGTGGCCGGCGGGCCATCTGGTCGGCGGTGGAGGGGGCGGAGGACAACTCGGCGGCAGGTGCGGATGCGGTGCGCTATCGCGGCGTCCGTCGTGGAGATGTGGTGCTGGGGATTGCTGCGAGCGGGCGCACACCGTTTGTCTGGGGGGCTTTGCATGAGGCCCGCCGGCTTGGTGCGGTCACGGCCATGTTGTGCTTCAATCCCGCGCTGGAAGTGGCTCCGAAGCACGCTCCAGATCGCATCTTGAGGGTCAATACGGGGCCGGAAGTGCTCACGGGCTCCACGCGACTGAAGGCTGGCACGGCCACCAAGGTGGTGCTCAATACGCTGACCACCCTGGCCATGGTGCACACCGGCAAGGTGGTGAGCAATCTGATGGTGGACCTGAATGCGAGCAATGTGAAACTCAAGGATCGTGCGGTACGCCTGGTAAGGGAAATAACAGGATGCGAGGCGGCGGCGGCGCTGGCGATGCTGGAGACGGCTGGCTGGCGGGTGAAGGAGGCGGTCCGGCTGGTGCAGGGCAGCAGTCACCGGTCACCTGAACAGCCGTGA
- the deoC gene encoding deoxyribose-phosphate aldolase: MKYCYEDLAGMIDHSLLHPTLTDAELQAGCKLAAEYQVASVCIKPHAVKQAAAWLAGTGVKVGTVVGFPHGNSLSEAKRYETELACRDGAVEIDMVINPGKAIGGAWDEVEQEIRTICDTAHQQGAKVKVILETDYLRTGGAGLSRDHLIAKLCQLSESAGADWVKTSSGFGFVKQPGGGYNYCGATEHDLELMRASVSDKVQVKAAGGVRDLDALIKVRDLGATRCGASATKAMLDEYRRREKSERAGVAPIPTAGVLGAGGY, from the coding sequence ATGAAATATTGCTACGAAGACCTCGCCGGGATGATTGACCACTCCCTGCTCCATCCCACGCTCACAGACGCTGAGCTGCAGGCGGGTTGCAAACTCGCTGCCGAATACCAGGTGGCTTCCGTCTGCATCAAACCTCATGCCGTGAAACAGGCGGCAGCCTGGCTGGCCGGGACCGGGGTGAAGGTGGGCACCGTGGTCGGCTTTCCCCACGGCAACAGCCTCTCCGAGGCCAAACGTTATGAGACCGAACTGGCCTGCCGTGACGGGGCGGTGGAGATCGACATGGTCATCAATCCCGGCAAGGCCATCGGTGGTGCCTGGGATGAAGTAGAACAAGAAATCCGCACCATCTGCGACACCGCCCACCAGCAGGGTGCCAAGGTGAAGGTCATTCTGGAAACCGACTACCTCCGCACCGGCGGGGCTGGACTCTCCAGAGACCACTTGATCGCCAAGCTCTGCCAGCTCTCGGAGAGCGCCGGAGCCGACTGGGTGAAAACCTCATCCGGCTTCGGTTTCGTAAAACAGCCTGGCGGCGGCTACAACTACTGCGGCGCGACCGAGCATGACTTGGAACTGATGCGCGCCAGCGTTTCCGACAAGGTGCAGGTAAAGGCGGCCGGCGGCGTTCGCGATCTGGACGCCCTCATCAAGGTGCGCGACCTCGGAGCGACCCGCTGCGGAGCCTCCGCCACCAAGGCGATGCTCGACGAGTACCGCCGCCGCGAGAAGTCCGAACGGGCTGGCGTCGCCCCCATCCCCACCGCCGGCGTGCTCGGCGCAGGGGGGTATTGA
- a CDS encoding ferritin-like domain-containing protein: protein MNIPSWIQYFERNRSNFDEPPLAPDASPLPDGLRLPLAASLAVFQLGETGGGTRLMRYVRRTLRHQPEALEGYDLAVRLFIAEEHRHAQLLEKLVTYLGGTLLQRHWSNTIFRRLRTLFGMEFNIQILLTAELIAEAYYGLIYRKTTDEEVRSCCHKILQDEMRHIAFHTSFFQQRLTSMPRPLRKMWRVGFRACHAITATIVAWDHRRLLKSLGIGQGEFVRLTLKAGQRFLRRLDSRSSSWQPDISLRSCQKASQLATPR from the coding sequence ATGAACATTCCCAGCTGGATCCAGTACTTCGAACGCAATCGCTCCAACTTTGATGAACCTCCGCTCGCCCCGGACGCAAGCCCGCTACCCGATGGCCTGCGCCTGCCTCTGGCCGCCTCACTGGCCGTTTTCCAGCTTGGCGAAACCGGCGGTGGCACCCGTCTCATGCGTTACGTAAGACGAACCCTCCGCCACCAACCGGAAGCTCTTGAGGGGTACGACCTGGCGGTGCGCCTGTTCATAGCAGAGGAACATCGCCACGCCCAGCTGTTGGAAAAGCTGGTGACCTACCTCGGCGGCACCTTGTTGCAGAGGCACTGGTCAAACACCATCTTCCGGCGTCTCCGCACCCTTTTCGGCATGGAGTTCAATATTCAGATCCTGCTTACTGCCGAACTCATCGCCGAGGCTTACTACGGCCTGATTTACCGAAAGACCACCGATGAGGAGGTCAGGTCATGCTGCCATAAAATCCTACAGGACGAAATGCGCCACATTGCCTTCCACACCAGCTTTTTCCAGCAGCGGCTCACTAGCATGCCCCGCCCGCTCCGTAAAATGTGGCGCGTGGGCTTCAGAGCATGCCATGCCATCACCGCCACCATCGTGGCCTGGGATCACCGTCGGCTCTTGAAATCTCTGGGCATTGGCCAAGGGGAATTCGTCCGGCTTACCCTGAAGGCTGGACAACGCTTCCTCCGACGGCTTGACTCTCGCTCCTCTTCCTGGCAGCCTGACATTTCTTTGCGTTCCTGCCAAAAAGCTTCGCAACTTGCCACCCCCCGCTAA
- a CDS encoding transcriptional regulator: MIDFSQLDRVIHEKGRLAIMTVLASRSPRAFQDLKSELGMSDGNLISHLRTLTKEGYVRELKTTAADSSRPCTSYEISGAGKSAFNAYLKVLEAIVKQSRPS; encoded by the coding sequence ATGATCGACTTCTCCCAGCTTGACCGCGTCATCCATGAAAAGGGGCGGCTCGCCATCATGACCGTGCTGGCCTCCCGCAGCCCGCGGGCCTTCCAAGACCTCAAATCTGAACTCGGCATGAGCGATGGCAACCTCATCTCCCACTTGCGAACCCTGACCAAGGAAGGCTACGTCCGTGAACTCAAAACCACCGCCGCGGACAGCTCACGCCCCTGCACCAGCTACGAGATCTCCGGGGCCGGGAAGAGCGCCTTCAATGCTTACCTCAAAGTGCTTGAAGCCATCGTGAAGCAATCGCGTCCCTCTTGA
- a CDS encoding mevalonate kinase family protein translates to MVIRKKAHARAGLVGNPSDGYFGKTISFVIRNYEAEIVLFETPELTIEPSDRDHSVFPSIGQLARDVAQFGYYGGIRLLKATVKRFHDYCSKEGITLHDRNFTLRYSSNIPPQVGMAGSSAIICACLRALMEFYGVEEQIPKHIQPSLVLSVENDELGIPAGLQDRVIQVYEGVVFMDFNRGHMETYGHGIYEELDPTLLPNVYVAYTKRLSEGTEVFHNDIRSRWNRGEREVVSAMYQWANLAERVKEMLLAGRGREIGPLLNENFDLRRRLYKISPGNLEMVDIARDVGASAKFTGSGGAIVGTFEDEAMFGRLVEAFRSRDIEVINPKILP, encoded by the coding sequence ATGGTCATTCGTAAAAAAGCACACGCGCGCGCCGGCTTGGTCGGCAATCCATCCGACGGATATTTTGGGAAGACCATTTCCTTCGTAATCCGGAACTACGAGGCTGAGATCGTCCTCTTCGAAACGCCGGAGCTGACCATTGAGCCGAGTGACCGTGACCATTCGGTCTTCCCCAGCATCGGTCAGCTGGCGCGAGACGTGGCCCAGTTTGGTTACTATGGTGGTATCCGCCTGCTCAAGGCGACGGTGAAACGCTTCCACGACTACTGCTCGAAGGAAGGCATCACCTTGCATGACCGCAACTTCACCCTCCGCTACAGCAGCAACATTCCGCCACAGGTGGGCATGGCGGGCAGCAGTGCGATCATCTGCGCGTGCTTGCGCGCCTTGATGGAGTTCTACGGGGTGGAGGAGCAGATTCCCAAGCACATTCAGCCCAGTCTAGTGCTCAGCGTGGAGAATGATGAACTGGGTATCCCGGCGGGCCTGCAGGATCGTGTCATCCAGGTGTATGAGGGGGTGGTCTTCATGGACTTCAACCGCGGTCACATGGAAACCTATGGTCACGGCATCTACGAGGAGCTGGATCCGACTCTCCTGCCGAACGTGTATGTGGCCTACACCAAGCGACTGAGCGAGGGGACGGAAGTCTTTCACAACGACATTCGCAGCCGCTGGAATCGCGGAGAACGGGAAGTGGTGTCTGCCATGTACCAGTGGGCGAATCTTGCCGAACGGGTGAAGGAGATGCTGCTCGCGGGAAGAGGGCGGGAAATCGGTCCGCTTCTCAATGAGAACTTCGACCTGCGCCGGCGGCTCTACAAGATCAGTCCCGGAAACCTGGAGATGGTGGACATCGCCCGCGATGTGGGTGCCAGCGCCAAATTCACCGGGAGCGGTGGAGCCATTGTGGGCACCTTTGAGGATGAAGCCATGTTTGGCAGGCTGGTGGAGGCATTCCGCAGCCGGGACATCGAGGTGATCAATCCCAAAATCCTCCCCTGA